A genome region from Setaria italica strain Yugu1 chromosome III, Setaria_italica_v2.0, whole genome shotgun sequence includes the following:
- the LOC101780502 gene encoding protein NUCLEAR FUSION DEFECTIVE 4, whose amino-acid sequence MSSSAHWLSLVGSVWLQTVNGPNADFPVYSSQLKEIKGISQVRLNFLAAASDAGKLFGWFAGVAALHLPLWAVALTGAAFGLVGYGVQFLFLERPGLAYWHLFVLTSLAGNGICWINTVCYLLCIKNFPSDSRVAVSLATSYLGLSAKFYTTMAKTLPRAARARYSTTKVYLLLNAVVPMAVTLVAAPSLRVVELRKDTKRTQAPFLAMFAITLATGACAIIGSVGAKSIGLSTREHMVSFFVLLALPLLIPVVLRVRESMAKIRETKWENRIHDHDSDGAETAVSVSVVELEAEDKQEEQGQEAEPQRSSQEEVGGLRLLRKLDFWLYFFSYMFSGTLGLVFLNNLGQIAESRGLADASTLVSLSSSFGFFGRLLPAFLDYYTAKSGYSLSRTASMASLMAPMSGAFFLLLHPKNMSLYASTAVVGTCTGAITSVAASATNELFGTKNFGVNHNVVVANIPLGSLCFGYLAAYLYQRGAHGGNRCMGAACYRDTFLLWGATCALGTALCMVLYARSRGSAGRRLPR is encoded by the exons AtgtcttcatcggcccactggcTGAGCCTGGTCGGGAGCGTCTGGCTGCAGACCGTGAACGGCCCCAACGCCGACTTCCCCGTCTACTCGTCGCAGCTCAAGGAGATCAAGGGCATCTCCCAGGTGCGGCTCaacttcctcgccgccgcctccgacgccgGGAAGCTCTTCGGCTGGTTCGCCGGGGTGGCCGCGCTGCACCTCCCGCTCTGGGCGGTGGCGCTCACCGGCGCCGCGTTCGGCCTCGTCGGCTACGGCGTCCAGTTCCTCTTCCTCGAGAGGCCCGGGCTCGCGTACTGGCACCTCTTCGTGCTCACCTCCCTCGCCGGCAACGGCATCTGCTGGATCAACACCGTGTGCTACCTCCTCTGCATCAAGAACTTCCCCTCCGACAGCCGCGTCGCCGTCAGCCTCGCCACGAGCTACCTCGGGCTCAGCGCCAAGTTCTACACCACCATGGCCAAGACCCTCCCcagggcggcgagggcgagatACTCCACCACCAAGGTGTACCTCCTCCTCAATGCCGTCGTCCCTATGGCGGTCACGCTCGTGGCGGCGCCGTCGCTCCGGGTGGTCGAGCTCCGCAAGGACACCAAGAGGACCCAGGCGCCGTTCCTCGCCATGTTCGCGATCACCCTGGCCACCGGAGCCTGCGCCATCATCGGCAGCGTAGGCGCCAAGTCCATCGGCCTCTCGACCAGAGAACACATGGTCAGCTTCTTCGTGCTGCTCGCCCTGCCTCTGCTGATCCCTGTGGTGCTCAGGGTCAGGGAGAGCATGGCCAAGATACGGGAGACCAAGTGGGAGAACCGGATCCACGACCACGACTCCGACGGGGCCGAGACGGCGGTGTCGGTGTCGGTGGTCGAGCTTGAGGCGGAGGACAAGCAAGAGGAGCAGGGGCAGGAGGCCGAACCACAGAGGAGTAGTCAAGAGGAGGTCGGCGGGCTCCGACTGCTGAGGAAACTTGACTTCTGGCTCTACTTTTTCAGCTACATGTTCAGCGGCACGCTGGGGCTGGTCTTCCTCAACAATCTGGGCCAGATCGCCGAGTCGCGAGGACTCGCCGACGCGTCCACTCTGGTCTCCCTGTCCTCCTCGTTCGGCTTCTTCGGTCGCCTCCTTCCTGCCTTCTTGGACTACTACACCGCCAA GAGCGGCTACTCCCTCTCAAGGACGGCGTCCATGGCGTCGCTGATGGCGCCCATGTCCGGCGCGTTCTTCCTCCTTCTGCACCCGAAGAACATGTCCCTGTACGCCAGCACGGCCGTGGTCGGAACGTGCACGGGCGCCATCACCTCGGTGGCCGCGTCGGCGACCAACGAGCTGTTCGGCACCAAGAACTTCGGCGTCAACCACAACGTGGTGGTCGCCAACATCCCCCTGGGCTCGCTCTGCTTCGGCTACCTGGCCGCGTACCTGTACCAGAGGGGCGCTCACGGCGGCAACCGCTGCATGGGCGCCGCCTGCTACCGGGACACCTTCCTCCTCTGGGGCGCGACCTGCGCCCTGGGCACGGCGCTGTGCATGGTGCTGTACGCGCGGTCGCGCGGCTCCGCCGGGAGGCGGCTACCACGCTAG
- the LOC101780905 gene encoding alanine--glyoxylate aminotransferase 2 homolog 3, mitochondrial: MQRLASSRRLLRAALAPAARANSSLSAAAVAAPAPENGAALPRMPAFDYTPPPYDGPRAEEIFRKRAQFLSPSLFHFYDRPLNIVDGKMQYLFDEDGRRYLDAFGGIATVCCGHCHPDVVEAIVNQAKRIQHSTVLYLNHAIADFAEALASKMPGDLKVVFFTNSGTEANELALMIARLYTGSNDIISLRNGYHGNAAGTMGATAQSNWKFNVVQTGVHHALNPDPYRGAFGSDGEKYARDVQEIIEFGTSGRVAGFISEAIQGVGGIVELAPGYLPAAYNIVRKAGGLCIADEVQAGVARTGSHFWGFEGHGVIPDIVTMAKGIGNGIPIGAVVTTPEIAQVLTRRSYFNTFGGNPVSTAGGHAVLKVLEKEKLQENAFVVGSYLKERLNKLKEKHDIIGDVRGKGFLLGAELVTDREKKTPAKAEISHVMNHMKDMGVLVGKGGFYGNVFRITPPLCFTKEDSDFFIDVMDVALSKL, from the exons atgcagcgcctcgcctcctcccggAGGCTCCTCCGGGccgcgctcgcccccgccgcccgggcCAACTCCAGCCtctccgcggccgccgtcgccgctcccgCGCCGGAGAATGGCGCCGCCTTGCCGAGGATGCCGGCCTTCGACTACACACCGCCGCCCTACGACGGGCCGCGGGCCGAGGAGATCTTCCGGAAGCGGGCCCAGTTCCTCAGCCCGTCCCTCTTCCACTTCTACGACCGCCCT TTGAACATAGTTGATGGAAAGATGCAGTACCTATTTGACGAGGATGGCCGTCGTTACCTGGATGCTTTTGGTGGCATTGCAACAGTTTGTTGTGGGCACTGCCATCCTGATGTGGTTGAAGCCATAGTAAACCAGGCAAAGAGGATCCAACACTCCACAGTTCTGTATCTCAATCATGCCATTGCAGATTTTGCAGAGGCACTGGCATCCAAAATGCCCGGTGATCTGAAG GTAGTTTTCTTCACAAATTCAGGAACAGAGGCTAATGAGCTTGCATTGATGATTGCACGGCTTTACACTGGTTCCAATGACATTATCTCGCTTAGGAATGGATACCACGGGAATGCTGCTGGAACAATGGGTGCTACCGCTCAATCCAATTGGAAATTCAATGTTGTACAG ACGGGAGTACACCATGCGCTTAACCCAGACCCCTACAGGGGCGCTTTTGGCTCTGATGGGGAGAAATATGCCAGAGATGTTCAGGAAATCATTGAATTTGGGACTTCAGGGAGAGTCGCTGGTTTCATTTCAGAAGCCATACAG GGAGTTGGTGGAATAGTGGAACTGGCACCAGGATACTTGCCAGCGGCATACAATATCGTAAGGAAAGCGGGTGGTCTCTGCATTGCTGACGAAGTTCAGGCAGGTGTCGCACGAACTGGAAGCCACTTCTGGGGATTTGAAGGCCACGGTGTCATCCCAGACATAGTTACCATGGCCAAG GGTATCGGAAATGGCATACCGATAGGAGCTGTTGTGACAACGCCGGAGATTGCTCAGGTGTTGACCCGTAGAAGCTACTTCAATACCTTCGGCGGTAACCCTGTCAGCACTGCGGGTGGGCACGCTGTTCTCAAAGTGCTGGAGAAGGAGAAGCTCCAGGAGAACGCGTTTGTTGTAGGCTCCTATCTGAAGGAGCGGCTTAACAAGCTGAAAGAGAAGCATGACA TTATTGGTGATGTTAGGGGGAAAGGCTTCCTACTTGGAGCTGAGCTGGTGACAGACCGTGAAAAGAAAACCCCAGCCAAAGCTGAGATCTCACATGTCATGAACCATATGAAAG ATATGGGGGTGCTCGTCGGGAAGGGTGGTTTCTACGGCAACGTGTTCAGGATAACACCGCCGTTGTGTTTCACCAAAGAGGACTCCG ACTTCTTCATTGACGTGATGGACGTTGCACTCTCGAAGCTGTGA
- the LOC101781311 gene encoding TOM1-like protein 6: MYPVATGLPPARLPAASRVDKATSHLLQGPDWAVNLEICDTLNADRWQTKDVVKAVKKRLQHKDPRVQFLTLTLLETMMKNCGEYVHFEVVDQHVLQEMVKIVQKRQDMQVRDKALLLLDSWQEAFGGPGGKYPQYYWSYIELKRSGVMFPRRPVDAPPIFTPPATHQAYGSPRYPSGSLNERTTSDVETLSFEGLNNIRNATELLRDMVNALNPADRMAVKDEIITDLVNQCRSNQQKLMRFVSSTGDEELLKQGLEINDALQSVLAKHDAIASGSPLPVETPSREELHREDPNPQPSTPPIPHDNKAQVEEDEDDEFARIARRKNKSVISSDEASSIAGDQALIAVDPALSEVSSVASNALVPVDSTSVSGTRTKEQDMIDLLSLTLYSPPESSADSSTQSQNGTQPSVTSNGPEVQPNYQPAAANGANYPVNNQAYPTNQGYAPCNNYVAPWAQTGPVAQPAAYPTQPQQYVSSYPAPPWAMTPSVNSTNPFQPATYQMPNPPVASVAPAATYPAPSKPYAAAPMQHVPSPNPKPMQSYNSFVSQTNNGPSMASDARMNGNQRPKETPATAARPYYMPDNLFGDLIDVKSFGAGSKINRSTSMPSPKGGGQPMIGRNK, encoded by the exons ATGTACCCGGTGGCCACGGgcctgccgccggcgcggctgccggcggcgtcgcgggtCGACAAGGCCACGAGCCACCTGCTGCAGGGCCCCGACTGGGCCGTCAACCTCGAAATCTGCGACACGCTCAACGCCGACCGCTG GCAAACAAAAGATGTGGTAAAAGCAGTGAAGAAGCGGTTGCAGCATAAGGACCCAAGAGTTCAATTCCTAACTTTGACG TTGTTGGAGACAATGATGAAGAACTGCGGTGAATACGTTCATTTTGAAGTTGTTGATCAACATGTTTTACAAGAGATGGTTAAAATTGTTCAAAAGAGG CAAGATATGCAAGTGAGGGATAAGGCATTGTTACTTCTGGATTCATGGCAAGAGGCATTTGGTGGACCTGGAGGCAAATATCCACAGTATTATTGGTCATACATTGAACTAAAG AGGTCAGGAGTAATGTTCCCACGACGTCCTGTCGATGCGCCTCCAATATTTACTCCTCCCGCAACACATCAGGCATATGGTTCGCCTAGATATCCTTCTGGAAGTCTAAACGAGAGAACTACATCTGATGTTGAAACATTGAG TTTCGAGGGCTTGAATAATATTAGAAATGCAACAGAACTGCTACGTGATATGGTGAATGCTTTGAATCCTGCTGATCGCATGGCAGTTAAAGATGAGATTATTACAGATCTTGTAAATCAATGTCGTTCAAATCAACAAAAGCTCATGCGATTTGTCAGTTCCACAGG GGATGAGGAGCTGCTAAAGCAAGGGCTGGAAATAAATGATGCCTTACAGAGTGTACTTGCAAAACATGATGCTATTGCTTCTGGTTCGCCATTACCTGTTGAAACACCAAGTAGAGAAGAGTTACACAGAGAGGATCCAAACCCACAGCCATCTACCCCACCAATTCCACATGATAATAAGGCTCAAGTTGAAGAGGACGAAGATGATGAGTTTGCTCGGATTGCAAGAAG AAAAAACAAATCTGTGATAAGCAGTGATGAAGCATCATCCATCGCTGGTGATCAGGCCCTTATAGCTGTTGATCCAGCACTTTCTGAAGTCTCTTCAGTCGCAAGCAATGCACTGGTTCCTGTTGATTCAACTTCTGTCAGTGGCACAAGGACGAAAGAGCAGGATATGATTGACCTTCTCAGCCTCACCTTGTACAGCCCTCCTGAATCATCTGCAGATTCTTCAACACAGAGCCAAAATGGGACTCAgccaagtgtcacatcaaatggaCCAGAAGTACAGCCTAACTATCAGCCTGCTGCGGCGAATGGGGCAAATTACCCTGTCAATAACCAGGCTTATCCAACAAATCAGGGATATGCTCCATGCAACAACTATGTTGCACCTTGGGCCCAAACTGGACCGGTCGCACAGCCTGCAGCGTATCCGACTCAGCCCCAGCAATATGTGTCCAGCTATCCTGCACCGCCATGGGCTATGACTCCAAGTGTCAACTCAACTAATCCTTTCCAGCCGGCGACATACCAAATGCCAAACCCTCCCGTTGCTTCTGTTGCACCTGCAGCTACCTATCCAGCTCCATCGAAGCCGTATGCTGCTGCACCAATGCAACACGTTCCATCTCCAAACCCCAAGCCGATGCAAAGTTACAACTCTTTTGTTTCTCAAACAAACAATGGTCCAAGCATGGCTTCAGATGCCCGGATGAACGGGAATCAACGGCCAAAAGAGACTCCAGCAACAGCAGCCAGACCGTATTACATGCCAGACAATTTGTTTGGCGATCTGATCGACGTGAAGAGTTTTGGCGCTGGAAGCAAGATCAATAGGTCGACCAGCATGCCAAGTCCAAAGGGTGGTGGCCAGCCTATGATCGGTAGAAACAAATAG